In Deefgea piscis, the genomic window ATTTGAATCATTAATTCGATTAAATGGCGCGCCATAAACTTTGCAATCAAGACCCCAAGTATCAAATATGGCAGCTTGAGTTTTAGTAATTTGCTCGACTTGCTGATTACGCTCTAGCTGAGTCATATCTTGATGGCTCCAAGAATGATTCCAAAGCTCAACCAAATCATTTCTCAACCATTTTTTTACAATCGCTTTTTGTTCGGCTGACCCACCCAAAATAGTATTGCCAATCACACCAATACTCACTTTTGCACCAAACTTACTACATAGATTGACCAATCGATGAAATTGATCAAACGAATCATCTAGCCGTAAATCATCTGCTTTAATAATGATTGATCTATTATTTTTCTTTACATCGTTAGAAATAAAATACAGCTCTTGCTCGGTAATCCGAACTGACTCTCTAGAATCAACAACCGTTTGTTTTGCTAGTTTGCTTAATTTCAAAAATGATTTTTCATCATTAAACAATTTGACAATATGCGCTGATAAGCCAACATAATCTTCTGATTCAGCCAGCGCACCACAATCACTATCAACAAACTCAGGAATGGCAGCCACTGCATTGGTAACTGGCACCAAACCCGAGGCCATTGCTTCATCGCGCGATACGCCTTGGGTATCCATACGCGTTGGGCAAAGGAAAATACCGTATTGTTTATGTAATTCGGCAATTTCAACTCGATTTAAAAAGCGGCGCTCAATAATCACGTTATTAAATTGTCGTAATGGTGCCAATGTTTCTTCAAACAATGGGCCATCGCCAATCATGCGAAACTCTAATTCATTAAAAAATGGCTCTTTCGCCAATTCTAAAATGGCTTTAACGCTTAAATCATTGGCGTAAATATTTGATGCATAAGGCCGAATCGATAAGATTTTTTTTCTTTGCTCTACTGATTTAGGCAAGTAATTAAAATGCTCGGTATCAATTGGATTATGAATAATCGTGTATTGACCTTCGGGCACACGAAGTCCTAAATCTGCCATTGCCGTATCCGCAAGCCAGCGCGAAACAAAGACTAATTGCAAATTGGCAGGCATGGCCTGCAATACGCTACGCCAAAAGTTAAGGCGCAATTCACTGCGTTGCCGTGCGGCTTGGTGCTGCGCGTCGGTTTCATGCATAAATGCGCGGCGATGATAAGCCTGTATCTCTGCGCCATGCACCCAAACCACCACCTTAATGCGATCCACATATTGCTGCAGCACTTGCCACATCGCTTCATCAAGAAAATGCACCAATACACTTTGGTACTGGCCTTCTTGCAATAATTTGTGCAGCACTTCTGCGCCGCCCGTTACAACGTCGATATTTTCAAATTCGTGGTAGCTAGCGGCTTGCTCTGGGCGCAAACGGAATACATCACACGCCACGCCTTGCTGGCGATAAGCGCGCACTCGGCTATGCACAAAGCCATTGCGGTACAAATCGTCGTAGCTTGGGTAGTGATTGGTCAGCACCAAATGCTGACTTTGGCCAAACATCGTTCCCGGCTGCGGTGTTTTATGCCCAAGCAATAAGCTATGCACATTGGCGCTGCCGCTGGCATAGCAGCGTAAACCCAATTTTAAAAATGCTGTTTCAGCTGGTATCTCAATCAGGTGATTGCGATTGGCGGTTTTAACCACATGGCCAATTCGCTGCGATTTGGCGTCTAAAAACAAAATCGTGAGCTGTAGATTTAGCCCCGGCGTAGCCTCTAAATGCAACGATAATTGCCCTTGCTGCGCGCACAATTCGGCCAAAGTATGCGTGCGATTAGCGTAAATATATTCATGCTGACCATCTGGCAAGCTTGAGTTCGCAACCAAGCAGCCGCCTTGCTCATGCAGCGTAACTAAGGATTTAGCAGGCGCTTTAAATAGCTCGGCCAGCGCCACGCCGTTAATTTGTGGCAGCGTGCTACTGTCATTTTGCGCTGGTTCAATCGCTTCAGCTCGCTCGTGCATTTGCTGTAGCGACAAGCCCAAATCTAGCCCTGCTAAATCATTCACTACCGCTAAATCAGCCGCATCTAGCGTCGCACCATTTTTGCAGTAATTAAATTCATCAATCGCCAGCGCTTGTTCAAACTGCGCGGTGTACAGCGTGCGCACCCAATCGCGCAGCACAATTTCACCCTGCGTATCGATCTGCGCCACGCCAGATCGCGCCGCCACTGCGGCCACAGCATGATACGCCTGCTCGCCGCCAAATAACTCTAAGCCCCGCGTAGCCGAGCCAACATAATGCGCGCCCTTACCAATCGCCTTGCTACCGGCGTAGCGCGTAGCCAGCATTAAATCTGTAAGGTAGTTTTCGCCATAATAATCATCGGCAATCATCACCCCCAGCCACGTATCGCCTTTGGCGAGATCAGCCAATTTAATCGTATCGGCCTCAGCCGCGCTAAACACCCGCACCGCCTCACCCGCAGGGATACCCTCTGGGGTAAATCCATTGGGCACAATCAAGATAAGTGTTTTATCAACATACCCCTGGCGATTAAACGCAGCCAGCAGCGCATCGACTTGATTTTGGTCTTTGGCATGACTGGTAATCAGCACTTGAGGCAATAGCGACGGCGCGGCTTTGCCGCTCACTTTGCTCACCATATACGCCAAACGATCTTGGTAAGTATGCTCGCTCATGATTTTACGCAATGCCGCTAGCCGCAATTTGCGCGCCGCCACGTCGTCTTGCCCTAGCGCTTGTAGGCGCTGAACA contains:
- a CDS encoding glycosyltransferase family protein — its product is MKKNDIIELGHFSDVEELPDFQSNEKNTFLLKTEQVFVAELLKLQAELAQRNVLFEQLKRDSLRNKLALNEANTQIEKLRQQVVLANQQVAKTKNTLSFQLGHALIFGTKSWSALCGLPRKLWAIHQDAQRRSQKKAVSSSYLPSVSAPIRFITADIPRMQLPLVFEQFKKLQQLNGQQFVQHLLSLKVAAIMDEFTYGSYHAECSLLQLTSADWQQELINFQPELLLIESAWRGKDELWGNKVGHRSQELVGIVQWCRDHQVPTVFWNKEDPVHFETFLSTAKLFDFVFTTDIDCIHRYKAALGHDRVYFLPFAAQPRQSNPLEKYQRKDAFCFAGAYYTRYPERTRDLGDFAVNLPEFRPLEIYDRNFGKDNPDYQFPSEYQPFIVGNLPYAEIDKAYKGYRYAINLNSIKQSQSMFARRVYELLACNTITISNYSRGVRLMFGDLVLTSDNGAEIVQRLQALGQDDVAARKLRLAALRKIMSEHTYQDRLAYMVSKVSGKAAPSLLPQVLITSHAKDQNQVDALLAAFNRQGYVDKTLILIVPNGFTPEGIPAGEAVRVFSAAEADTIKLADLAKGDTWLGVMIADDYYGENYLTDLMLATRYAGSKAIGKGAHYVGSATRGLELFGGEQAYHAVAAVAARSGVAQIDTQGEIVLRDWVRTLYTAQFEQALAIDEFNYCKNGATLDAADLAVVNDLAGLDLGLSLQQMHERAEAIEPAQNDSSTLPQINGVALAELFKAPAKSLVTLHEQGGCLVANSSLPDGQHEYIYANRTHTLAELCAQQGQLSLHLEATPGLNLQLTILFLDAKSQRIGHVVKTANRNHLIEIPAETAFLKLGLRCYASGSANVHSLLLGHKTPQPGTMFGQSQHLVLTNHYPSYDDLYRNGFVHSRVRAYRQQGVACDVFRLRPEQAASYHEFENIDVVTGGAEVLHKLLQEGQYQSVLVHFLDEAMWQVLQQYVDRIKVVVWVHGAEIQAYHRRAFMHETDAQHQAARQRSELRLNFWRSVLQAMPANLQLVFVSRWLADTAMADLGLRVPEGQYTIIHNPIDTEHFNYLPKSVEQRKKILSIRPYASNIYANDLSVKAILELAKEPFFNELEFRMIGDGPLFEETLAPLRQFNNVIIERRFLNRVEIAELHKQYGIFLCPTRMDTQGVSRDEAMASGLVPVTNAVAAIPEFVDSDCGALAESEDYVGLSAHIVKLFNDEKSFLKLSKLAKQTVVDSRESVRITEQELYFISNDVKKNNRSIIIKADDLRLDDSFDQFHRLVNLCSKFGAKVSIGVIGNTILGGSAEQKAIVKKWLRNDLVELWNHSWSHQDMTQLERNQQVEQITKTQAAIFDTWGLDCKVYGAPFNRINDSNREVLAECSIPVVYEDAFERNITPERNQDGPGQPDYAAYLERLKRRKSKIVIVQVHPGRWTDVGYDEFEKCLFYSRAEGFSFVGAEETVINITE